The genomic segment TGAGAGTTTTAGACGGTGCCATCGGTGTTTTCTGTGCTGTAGGAGGCGTAGAGCCTCAATCTGAAACTGTGTGGCATCAAGCTGATAAATATCGTGTTCCTAAAATGGCTTTTGTAAATAAACTGGACAGGATTGGAGCTGATTTTTTTGGCACTGTTGAAATGATGAAAAAAAGGCTTGATGCCAAACCCTTGATAATCCAGCTTCCTGTGGGTATTGAAGACAACTTTGCAGGCATTATTGATCTTATCCAAATGAAACAGCTTATATGGAAAGATGATGACCTTGGAGCTACATTTTCAACAAACAATATTTCATCTGAACATATTAAACAGGCTGAAGAATACAGGGAAAAGCTTATTGAAACCCTGGCTGAAAATGATGATGAGCTTATGGAAGCCTATCTGGGAGAAGAAACCATTTCAACAGAACTCCTTCTGGCATCCATACGCAAAACAACCATTGGCCTGAAACTGGTTCCTGTATTATGCGGATCCGCATTAAGAAATAAAGGGATTCAGCCCCTTCTTGATGCTATTGGCAGTTTTCTTCCCAGCCCTTCTGATGTGCCTCCTATAAAAGGAATAAATCCCCAAACAGGTGAAACCATAGAATGTCCTCCAAAGAAAAACGCTCCTCTTGCCGCCTTGATGTTCAAGGTTTCCATGATTGAAGGCCGTAAGCTTTCCTTTGTCCGGGTTTACAGCGGCAACATGAAATCTGGGGAAGACCTTTTTAATCCAGGTCTTAATAAAAAAGAAAAACTTTCCAGAATATTGATGATGCATGCCAATAAAAGGGAGCGCATTGATGAAGCAGGACCTGGCAGCATTGTAGGAGTTGTGGGTTTAAAAGATTCTTCAACAGGTGATACCCTGTGTTCTGCAGACCAGCCTGTTTTACTTGAAAAGATGGAATTTTATGAACCTGTAATTTCAATAGCAATAGAACCTAAAACCCATTCTGACCAGGATAAACTGGAACAGGTTTTAATAAAATTTACAGCAGAAGACCCGACACTCAAGGTTCGTATGGATGAAGATACAGGCCAGACCATTCTTTCAGGAATGGGGGAACTTCATCTTGAGATTATCATAAGCAGGATGATGAGGGAGTTTAAAACCAGTGTTAATGTAGGCAAACCTCAGGTTGTTTACCGGGAAACCATTGCTAAAAAAGCTGAAGCTGTTTCTGTTTTTGACAAAGATGTGGCAGGCCAGCATCATTTTGGAGAAGTAAAACTCCGCATGACTCCTTTAGCCAGGGGAGAAGGCAATCGTTTTAAATCAGAGATCACAGATGAAATTATTCCAGGCATGTTTATTCCAGCCATTGAAAAAGGTATAATGGAATCTCTTGGAAGCGGTGCCCTTATGGGTTATCCTGTAGTTGATGTAGAAGCTGTTCTTACCGGCGGTTCGTTTAAAGAGTCCCAGGGCACAGAACTGGCATATCGGGTCAGTGCCTCAATGGCATGTAAAGATGCACTTGCAGCAGGCGAACCCTTTCTTCTTGATCCAATTATGAAGGTTGAAATATTTGTTCCCGAGTCCTTTGTAGGTGATGTTATCGGTGATATAAATTCCAGAAACGGAAAGATTGAAGCCATTGAAGCCCAGCGCGGATTGCAGATTATCAAAGCTGTTGCTCCTCTTGCAAAGATGTTCGGCTATTCAACATCATTAAGATCTGCAACTCAGGGAAGAGGAACCTTTACCATGCAGTTTTCTCATTTTGATAAAAGCTGATCTTTGTTTAGATTTGCAAAACGCCTGCATAATTCCAGGATGGTTCTGGCATTGTTTTCCCAGGTATAATGTTTTTCAATAACCTGGCGTGCATTTTTTCCCAGATTACGGCACAAGGCTTTATCATCAACCAGACTGGAGAGCTTTTCAAGAAAAACAGCCATGTTTTCAGGCGGATACAGGATTCCGCTCACATTATCTTTTATTATTTCACAAATCTGGCCCTGGGCTGATGCCAGAACCGGTTTTGCCATTGCCATAGCTTCAAAAATCTTAATAGGTGAAAAATAAAAAGGAACAATTCTGGGATAAGGTGCAATAAATATATCAACAGCATCCAGGTATGCAGGCATTTGATTAAATGGAATATATCCGGTAACAATGGTTATATCCTTAGGAAATTCCGGCATATCAAAACGTGAACCAGGCTGGCCGATCAGCAAAATGGCAATATTGTCTTTGGAGTGTATGGCAAAAAATTCCTTTAAAGCTTCTGCCAGAAAATCAAGGCCGTGCCATTTGGCAAAATTGCCGGAAAAGCCAATAATTGTTTTTCCTTCTATACCCAGTTTTTTACGAATAGAATCACTGCCCGCACCAGGATAAAACTCCCTGATATTTACGCCATTGGGAACACATGTAATCTTTTGGGGAGAAAATCCCCGGCCAATGAAAAAACGGCGCAGAGGCTCGGATACAACAGTAAAATGAGCAGGCATTTCCAGGATTTTTTTTTCAAACCAGCGCCAGAATGTAAGCCATCTCAGGCGGTCCCTGCTGGAAAAAAGCTTTTCTTCTTCAACAGTTTCATTTACTTCCATTAAAATCGGTATTTTCAATATCCTGCATAAAACAAGACTTGAAAAATAACCACCAGACCGCAAAACAACCACATCCGGCCTGATTTTTCTAATTTGCTGAAATTCTTCAAAAGCCCTTCTTGTAAATGCTGCAGCCAGAAACCGCAGTTCCCTCAACTGGCCTATCCAGCCGCTGAATTGATATCCTCCCTGATCTTTACCAGGCTCGGGTTTCCTGGCTCTGGGGGTATATGCTTCCACCTCAGGGTGAAGGCTTCTGAGTGCAGAAAGAAATTGTGTGGTATGAACCCAGTCTCCAGCACCGTATTTAACATAGCTTATATAAAGTATCTTCAATCTTAAACCTCCTTTTGGGGATTGGTTTTAACATCAATATTTAGTACAGCAGTATATTCTCCTTTTGCAGGCTGATCCCACTGGTATATAACCGGCAGCGCGGTCAAAGCTGGAAGGGGACAGTGCATCTGACTGATATTTTTTATAAATATGCCTGTGCTTCCTTTAATATTAAATACAAGGGTTTTATTGTTTTGTGAAAATAAAATCCCATGATTTTGAACCTGAAATTGAGTTTCAAAATCAGTCAGAACTGGTTCAAAAATTTCAAGTCCCTGGCATAAATCACGCAGATTAATATGAAAATTCTTTGTCAGCCTGTTTTCTGTAAAAATGTATTCTATATTAAAAACAGAATCCAGTTTTTTCCCTTTACCTGGTAATATAAAACTGCCTGATGCCTGAATTTTCAGTTGATCCATACTTTGTTCACATTTTATAATTGTTTTTCTCGAATGGGCGTTTGTGGCAATGCCTGAAGATGTTTTGATAATGATTCGAGGTGTAAAACTGGGAACCTCCATGTTTTGAAATGGAACATGAAGGGATTCAATCTGGCAGTAGTCAAGCTGGGTTCCTGCCTGAATATCTCCCCATTCCCTGTGAAAAAGCCTGGTTAAAGAACCGCCCCCGGGAACATAATAGGTATAACCAGTTTCAGGATACCTGGTTAATTCATTATATCCTGATACAGTAGCCATCCAGGGATCTCTTTTAAGTGTTACACTGTTTAAATCTTTCCAATACTTGAACCACAAAGGCTTTTGTGAAGGAATATCTTTTTCCGGCAGATTATGATTTTGAAAATAAGCAAGT from the Desulfonema limicola genome contains:
- the fusA gene encoding elongation factor G; its protein translation is MNKKNILEKIRNIGIIAHIDAGKTTVTERILYYTGRSHKLGEVHDGEAVMDWMTDEQERGITITSAVTTCQWKGSEIQIIDTPGHVDFTIEVERSLRVLDGAIGVFCAVGGVEPQSETVWHQADKYRVPKMAFVNKLDRIGADFFGTVEMMKKRLDAKPLIIQLPVGIEDNFAGIIDLIQMKQLIWKDDDLGATFSTNNISSEHIKQAEEYREKLIETLAENDDELMEAYLGEETISTELLLASIRKTTIGLKLVPVLCGSALRNKGIQPLLDAIGSFLPSPSDVPPIKGINPQTGETIECPPKKNAPLAALMFKVSMIEGRKLSFVRVYSGNMKSGEDLFNPGLNKKEKLSRILMMHANKRERIDEAGPGSIVGVVGLKDSSTGDTLCSADQPVLLEKMEFYEPVISIAIEPKTHSDQDKLEQVLIKFTAEDPTLKVRMDEDTGQTILSGMGELHLEIIISRMMREFKTSVNVGKPQVVYRETIAKKAEAVSVFDKDVAGQHHFGEVKLRMTPLARGEGNRFKSEITDEIIPGMFIPAIEKGIMESLGSGALMGYPVVDVEAVLTGGSFKESQGTELAYRVSASMACKDALAAGEPFLLDPIMKVEIFVPESFVGDVIGDINSRNGKIEAIEAQRGLQIIKAVAPLAKMFGYSTSLRSATQGRGTFTMQFSHFDKS
- a CDS encoding glycosyltransferase family 4 protein, whose translation is MKILYISYVKYGAGDWVHTTQFLSALRSLHPEVEAYTPRARKPEPGKDQGGYQFSGWIGQLRELRFLAAAFTRRAFEEFQQIRKIRPDVVVLRSGGYFSSLVLCRILKIPILMEVNETVEEEKLFSSRDRLRWLTFWRWFEKKILEMPAHFTVVSEPLRRFFIGRGFSPQKITCVPNGVNIREFYPGAGSDSIRKKLGIEGKTIIGFSGNFAKWHGLDFLAEALKEFFAIHSKDNIAILLIGQPGSRFDMPEFPKDITIVTGYIPFNQMPAYLDAVDIFIAPYPRIVPFYFSPIKIFEAMAMAKPVLASAQGQICEIIKDNVSGILYPPENMAVFLEKLSSLVDDKALCRNLGKNARQVIEKHYTWENNARTILELCRRFANLNKDQLLSK